The Elusimicrobiota bacterium sequence TTTTAGCCTTGGGAAGCGTTTTCCCTCTCCCGCTGGCGGGAGAGGGGGGGTATTCGTCGGTAAATTTAAAAAGTGAAGAGTTATTTCCGTCGCAACAGCGCCGCGGTTTCCGTGTGGGGGGTGTGGGGAAATAGGTCCACGGGCTGGACCCGTTCCAGGGTGTAGGTGGGGGAAAGAAACGCCAAATCCTGGGCCAGGGCGTCGGGGTTGCAGGAGACGTAAATCCACCGTTCCACGGGGTGTTCCACCAAAAGCTTCCGGACGTCGGCGGAGAGTCCCGGGCGGGGCGGGTCCATCACCGCCAGGGCTCCAGGCGCGTTCCAGGCGGGGGCGAAATCGGGCGAGCGGGCGAAGGCGGCGGCGTCCAGGGTGTGGAACTCGGCATGGGCGATCCCGAAGGACCGGGCGTTGGCGCGGGCATCTTCCACGGCTTGGGGGTTCAGTTCCACGCCCACCACCCGGTCCGCCGCGTCCGCGCAAAAAAGGCCGATGGACCCCGACCCGCAATAGATGTCGAAAAAAGTCGAGGCGCGGCTCCCCTCGCCCACCCAGTTTCGAATCACCCCATAAAGCACTTCCGCGGCCCGGGTGTTGGTTTGAAAGAAAGTCCGGGGGGAAATTTGGAAGGTCAACTCTCCCAGCCGTTCCTCAATGTATCCCGGCCCGGATAGGACGGCCCGTTCCTCACCCCAGGCCACGTCGGAGAGCCCCGCGTTCACGGTCCAAAGCAAGGTGTCCACCCGAACCCCGCTGGCCCGCAGGGCCTCCATAAAACTTTCCCGGGGAAGGGTCCCTTCGGCGGTCACCAAACACACCATGCGCTGGCCCGTGTTTTTTCCTTCCCGCACCACCAGGTAACGCAAAAATCCCCGGTGGGACTTCAAATGGTAGGTCGGCACGTTTTCCCTGAACGCCCAATCCCGCACAGCGGCCATGAGCGGCCCCGCCTCGGGGGAAAGCAGGCGGCATTCCGCGAGGTCCACGATGCGGTCAAACTTCCCCTTTTGGCGTAGCCCCAAGAGGGGCGGGGTGTCTTTCAATCCGCCGAAAGCGAACTCCATTTTGTTCCGGTAATGGAACACGTCCGGCGATGGGAGGATGGGAAGGATTTCACGCGGAGCAAACGGCAAGACCACGTGGCGGATGGCCGCTTCTTTCGCGGCCAACTGCTCGGCGTAGGGTTTGTCCTGGGTGGCGCACCCGCCGCACGCCCCGAAATGCGGGCAGAGCGGGGTCAAGACGCCGATGGGGTCATCTCCGGATCGGCTACGAAGTAGCCCGCAAAGCCCCGCACCAACGCCTCGGTCTGCTTTACCGGCCACCCTTGAATTTTTTCCTGAACGGAGGTATGCTTCATAAAGCGTTCCAAACCGATTTCAAAAGGCAGGGCATGGCCCCCCGCCTGGTTGATAAAGGAGAGATAAAGGTGAGCCCAATGGGCGATAAAGGGAATACGTTTTTCCAAAGCAAGCCCGCGCTCGCGAAGGTAAATTTGAAATTCCGGCAGAAAATCAGACTTATAAAAAGTTTTCATAGTCTGCGATTACGAGCCTATTGTAAAGATTTTGGTCACGATTAAAATGGTAATTCATCTGACCAAGGGCGTCAACGGGCCCATCCCGAAGATTGGCAATAGAACATAATAATTGTTGGGCCTGATAATGAATAGACAATCGTCGTCGCGAATCTTTTTAATTTTACTTCCGTTCCTGCATTTTTGTTCGGCATTATCGTGGGCCGCAGAAAGAGCGGATTGGCAGCAATATGTCGACAGTGCCAATGGTTTCTCTTTTGCGTTCCCAAGTGACTACATTCTTTCCAAGGGGCATCTAGCGGTTACAGAAGACTGGTGGGGTGATCCCAATTTGGGGAATCCCCCTGGAGAAAAACTTATAAAGATCTCTTCAAAACCGTTAAAAAAATCTTCCGACTATGTGGAATTAAGTATTTGGAAATCCTCTGATACGGATTGTTCAGGTCGCACCTCCAAGAGCGAAAGTCAATTTTTAAAATTTCCTCCTACAAAAATAATCGGAGGTTCATTGTTCGAAAGATACGATGATGCGGAAGCCGGCATGAACCATGGAATGAGCCTCTTGGGTTACACAGGGAATCGGAATAAGGCTTGCTGGCGAATTCAGTTGTTTCAAAGCTGGCTGGGCGGAGATCCGCACCCGTTGGCCGATGGAAAAGGCCCTGAAAAGATGTTTGTGCGATTCTTGGATTCTTTTAACTTTCGCTCTTGAAGACACACGGCCCAACCCATCGTTCCAGCGGACGCCAACAGCGGGCGCCGCTGACCTTTACGTTGGGGCCTAAACCATGAATATAGTTTTGCCGCTTCGGCTTCCAGCGGTTGTCCTCTTTCTATGTTTGGGCTGTCAATCTGCCAGACCGAATATTGACCGCTCTCAACTCGTGATCGATTGTCGTTATGTGATGGAGCATCTCGATAAGTATAAACCCACCTCAAATATTTCGAGCGACGGGCTGAGGTTCCTGACCCCCAAAGATTTACCTCCCTCGATCAGAATCTTGTCCCCCATATCAGTTCTCTCGGACGGTTCATGTGTGGATATTTTGCTTCCACGTTTCGGTCAAGGTCATGGATATTTGGCCTGCATAAGCGATGCTGAGCCAACCGGAATCGTCGGTAACAATCTCAAAGGATTTCTCGTTCGAAAGGAAGTTGATGGGCTATGGTATTACCAGTTACCGCCGAAATAGTTGGCCCCAACCCGGCGCTCCAATGGACGCCAACATGGGGCGCCGGTGATCTTCACGTTGGGCCCATCACAGCAATATGGTAAACAAACCATATTCGTGATACAATAGGCCAATGAGCGGCGGCGGTCGGTATGGGTCCTTCGTTTGGAATGCCTTGAAAGAAAAGGCCAATGTTCAGAGGCATGGGCTTGGCTTTCACGATGCCACTGAGGTCTTCGCAGATCCCCGGCGTATCATTGCCAGGGATGACCGACATTCCAAGGACGAGGAACGACTTTTCTGTGTTGGTTCCATCCATGGGCGTGTTATCACGGTTCGATTTACTTTTCGGGGAAAATGCGTTCGAATCTTCGGCGCTGGTTATTGGAGAAAGGGGAGGAAAGCATATGAAAAAGCCAATTTACACCGATGAACCCATGGGGAGACTTCATGTCATTCCCGACTTTTTGCCTCCTCCGGAAGAGCTTTTCCCGAAGAGGGAAGGCATTAAGGTGACTTTGATTGTGGATAGGGACAGCGTGAACTTCTTCCGCCAAAGGGCTCATAGTGCCGGCCTGAAATATCAACGAATGATGCGGGAAGTTCTCAGAGAGTATTCGCACCGCTACCAACTGGCCCCAACAAAGCGCTCCAGCGGACGGCCACACACCGGCCGCCGCTGAGCTTAGCCGTTGGGCACCCTTGACTAAAGTATATTACCAATATATACTTATCCAATGGCTGACGTCTACGATCACTTAGCGAAGTGCACAGGTTTTAATTGGGATAAATGGAACACGAGCAAAATATGGGACAAGCACAAAGTCACCCCATCCGAATGCGAACAGCCTTTCTTTAATCGGCCATTTATTGTCGACAACGATGAGAGACATTCAAAAGACGAGATTAGGTTCTATGCGCTCGGACAAACGGATGCCGGCAGACTCCTTTTCATCGTTTTTACCATCCGCGGGCACTTAATCCGCGCAATATCGGTGCGGGACATGAGCAACAGAGAGCGGGAGGACTACAAATACCATGAAAAACAAAATCCCTAAGTTTAAGAACGAATCAGAGGAACTGACTTTTTGGGCTTCTCATGACTCTTCTAATTACATCGACTGGAAGAAGGCTCGTAGAGTTACTCTGCCTAATTTGAAACCGTCTGTTAGGTCAATATCTATTCGTCTTCCTGAATCAATGTTTGAAGAGCTTAGGCTTCTAGCCAACAAGAAAGACGTTCCATATCAGTCTCTCTTGAAAATGTATCTGGCAGAGAGACTTCAAACTGAACTTAAACATGCACACGCATAGGCGCCCAACAAATCGCTCGAGCGGACGGCCACACCCCGGCCGCCGCTGAGCTTAGCCGTTAGGCCGGCAAATGGAATGATTGAATGGAGATACAATGAAGGGAAATCTATTTCGTGCGGCCAAAGAATATATTGATCTGGTTGAACGGATTGAAAAAACGAGGGATCCCCTAAAACTTCAAGTTCTTGACTTGAAGAAAAGAGAGCTGAGGCTCATTGGAATTTCATTGAATTGCTTAAAGCTCAGGGAATTAAATACAAAGACCGAGAACATGCAACCAGGATCGCTTTTCGAATTGCCAATGAGGAATTATGAGTCTGCTTGAAATCGCTCAAATCTACACCGACTTGGTCCGAACAGAAGAAAATATTCCCGGGACCGAACATGTTTCAAAAGAGGAAATAAATGTACTTCGATCCAAGCACCACGAAATCCTCATGCATAAACTCCGTGAGGAAGGAATTGAATTTACGGATCGTTTTGAGGCCATGAACATTGCTTTTGAAATAATCACCTCGCCCAACCATTCGCTCAGCCGGACGTTACCCTGCCGGCCTTCGGCCGCCAAACCTAGTAATTTTCGTTAAAGCTGTAGAAAAGCTCCTATGCTCGGAAAATGGGCGAAAACAGAGAAAAACCGGATCACATAGACGATCCGGGACGAACGATTTGAAGTGTCGTAAGGTGTTTCAACCCTGAATTCGGAATTTGAAATTACCGGTTGGGGGTTTTTCTACAGACTCGTTATGCCGGAGCCTAATGCCAAGCTTCAGGCCCCAAATCTCACGGGGGCTCCTTGATCCCCCACCCACCGCCACCATGGAATGGCCTCGCGGCGGCCGCCCGCTAGACTTTCATGTTGGCCTAGGAGAAATGATGCGAGTGTCCCTCTGGTTGCTTCTGTTTTGCTTTAGCGTTGTGGCTCCTGCTCAAGGAGCCGAGTATGTGCTTCGAATTGACAGGGACGAGGCTTGTCCCATTGGACCCCCAACCCCGAAAATCGAAAAAGGCCTACGCGCTTTGCTTGGCTATAAACATTCCGACGCCATCGTCGGTTTTGTCCTGGATTTGAATGGGGATAGAATTAATGATTATATTATTCAGGCAAATAAACCCTTGTGCGGCGCCGAAACTTGTCCTTACGAAATCATGGATGGGTCATCCAATAAATCAATCGGGACAGTCATCGGTGATCCGTTGGTTGTCAGCTCAATGAAGATTCAGGGGCACCTGGTCATTCAAGCCTATGGCCACGGTGGCGCCAAACCTGGAATGTATGGGACTTATGTCTTCGATGAGGGCCAATATGTCGAAGTGTCCGGCATCGATTTGATTTCGGAATAATTGGTTTTGCTCTTCAACATTTCAGACAGGGCTTCCCGGCCCCTTCTTTTTGGAGCCTGCCCTGGTTTAGCTGTTTTTGGCCTTCATTGAAACTTCTTCCCGATTTCCCCGCGTTTAAGAAAGTATACGTTGAGATTGGGAACGTTTGTCAGTTGAAATGTCCCTTTTGTCCTGAGGTGGTCAGGGATAAAACATTTATGGGGCGGGAATTATTTGAAAAGGTTGTTAGAGCGGTGGCCCCGCTCACAGAAGAGGTGTGCTTTCATTTGATGGGGGAACCCCTCCTCCACCCGGAATTCGATTCTTATGTGGCTTTCTGCCGCACTGTCGGCGTTCGCCTCAATATAACGACCAACGGTCTTTTGCTTGATCGCCAACGAACGGAGGCCCTTTTAAATTCCGCTGTGAAACAAATCAATTTCTCGCTTCAGAGTTTTGAGGCCAATTTTCCGCATCGGGACCATTCGGAATATCTTCAAAACATTTTTGATTTTACCGAGAGAGCCCTGCGGGAACGTTCGGACCTCTACATCAACTATCGGCTTTGGAATGAGGGCGCGGAGGGGGCCCAGGGGTCCAATGACCTCTTGCTCCAGAAAATAAAACAGGGCCTTCATGTTGAAATCCAAAAGAAGGCCGATGTTCGATGGAAGAAGAGCGTCCATTTAAAGGGCCGGGTGTTTTTGCATTTTGACAGCCGGTTCCAATGGCCCCACCTCGACCAGCCCGTCAGAAGCGCCCGGGGGTTTTGCTACGGCTTGTCTTCCCATATCGGGATTCTGGCCGACGGGACGGTGGTGCCGTGTTGTTTGGATAAAGACGGTGTCATCGGTTTAGGGAATGCGGATACGCAAAATATCGATGAAATCATTGATAGCCCCCGGGCCAGGGCTCTCCGTCAAGGATTCCAAAGGGGAAATTTGGTCGAAGACCTTTGCCGTAAATGCACGTTTATTTCAAGGTTTGATAAGAAGGTGGGACGAGGGAGGACTCCTGTTCTGGGGTGACCAGGGACGAGAGCGGGTTAAACGCCATGGGGGGCCCTTGGCGGGACTCTTTTTGGCGGCAGGGTTGGCTCTCTTTCCATTTTTCCGGCAAGCCCTATTCGTGGACGACCACGCCCACTTTGAGCAGGCCGAGAGAATCGCCTGGACGGGGGGTGGGCCCTATTCTAAGACGGCGGGTGGATTGGGGTGGGTGAAAGGTCAAATTCCGGGGGAGGCCAACGGGCCCGTGTACCTCATGGCCGTCG is a genomic window containing:
- a CDS encoding BrnT family toxin encodes the protein MADVYDHLAKCTGFNWDKWNTSKIWDKHKVTPSECEQPFFNRPFIVDNDERHSKDEIRFYALGQTDAGRLLFIVFTIRGHLIRAISVRDMSNREREDYKYHEKQNP
- a CDS encoding SPASM domain-containing protein produces the protein MKCPFCPEVVRDKTFMGRELFEKVVRAVAPLTEEVCFHLMGEPLLHPEFDSYVAFCRTVGVRLNITTNGLLLDRQRTEALLNSAVKQINFSLQSFEANFPHRDHSEYLQNIFDFTERALRERSDLYINYRLWNEGAEGAQGSNDLLLQKIKQGLHVEIQKKADVRWKKSVHLKGRVFLHFDSRFQWPHLDQPVRSARGFCYGLSSHIGILADGTVVPCCLDKDGVIGLGNADTQNIDEIIDSPRARALRQGFQRGNLVEDLCRKCTFISRFDKKVGRGRTPVLG
- a CDS encoding BrnT family toxin; the encoded protein is MSGGGRYGSFVWNALKEKANVQRHGLGFHDATEVFADPRRIIARDDRHSKDEERLFCVGSIHGRVITVRFTFRGKCVRIFGAGYWRKGRKAYEKANLHR
- a CDS encoding BrnA antitoxin family protein, translating into MKNKIPKFKNESEELTFWASHDSSNYIDWKKARRVTLPNLKPSVRSISIRLPESMFEELRLLANKKDVPYQSLLKMYLAERLQTELKHAHA
- the rlmD gene encoding 23S rRNA (uracil(1939)-C(5))-methyltransferase RlmD; this translates as MTPLCPHFGACGGCATQDKPYAEQLAAKEAAIRHVVLPFAPREILPILPSPDVFHYRNKMEFAFGGLKDTPPLLGLRQKGKFDRIVDLAECRLLSPEAGPLMAAVRDWAFRENVPTYHLKSHRGFLRYLVVREGKNTGQRMVCLVTAEGTLPRESFMEALRASGVRVDTLLWTVNAGLSDVAWGEERAVLSGPGYIEERLGELTFQISPRTFFQTNTRAAEVLYGVIRNWVGEGSRASTFFDIYCGSGSIGLFCADAADRVVGVELNPQAVEDARANARSFGIAHAEFHTLDAAAFARSPDFAPAWNAPGALAVMDPPRPGLSADVRKLLVEHPVERWIYVSCNPDALAQDLAFLSPTYTLERVQPVDLFPHTPHTETAALLRRK
- a CDS encoding CopG family transcriptional regulator yields the protein MKKPIYTDEPMGRLHVIPDFLPPPEELFPKREGIKVTLIVDRDSVNFFRQRAHSAGLKYQRMMREVLREYSHRYQLAPTKRSSGRPHTGRR